In one Candidatus Planktophila versatilis genomic region, the following are encoded:
- a CDS encoding WhiB family transcriptional regulator has translation MAELSRLPQPIAEQWEWQYQGACRSMDSEKFFHPDGERGPRRRNRENAAKTICASCPVIAACRAHALAVQEPYGIWGGLSEDDRSAILIQRGIPVISHAS, from the coding sequence ATGGCTGAACTATCACGACTTCCTCAACCTATTGCTGAGCAATGGGAATGGCAGTACCAAGGTGCCTGCCGATCGATGGACTCTGAGAAGTTCTTCCATCCTGATGGAGAACGTGGACCCCGTCGTCGCAATCGCGAGAATGCCGCGAAGACTATCTGCGCATCATGTCCGGTCATTGCAGCCTGCCGCGCCCACGCGCTCGCCGTCCAAGAACCCTATGGAATCTGGGGCGGTCTATCAGAAGATGATCGCAGCGCAATCTTGATACAGCGCGGCATACCAGTTATTTCACACGCATCATAA
- a CDS encoding MerR family transcriptional regulator — translation MAAIGEEKLTVAAVARRIGVAPATLRTWARRYGLGPSGHEAGEHRKYLPQDLAKLIMMRRLIVAGVSPAEAAEQALSHKGSLNLEQIVETVHERSDVVDAIVSAAQSLDHNFVEALLRQEISQFGVIDSWHEVMVPVLIIVGDIWAQTGEGIEVEHLLSESITNVLRDFSREIKSPINPRPVLLASVGEELHCLALHALTAALAELNIECQVMGARTPLAALSTVVTRSAPPAVFLWAQLAKNGDPKFFKEIPNVRPAPRVVLGGPGWDRDQCQEVAFAEDLALACSEIKQAIGA, via the coding sequence ATGGCTGCCATAGGTGAAGAGAAACTCACCGTGGCGGCGGTGGCTCGCCGGATTGGCGTAGCCCCGGCAACTCTTCGCACCTGGGCCCGCAGATATGGCCTTGGTCCATCGGGCCACGAAGCCGGTGAGCATCGTAAGTATCTCCCGCAAGACCTCGCCAAATTGATCATGATGCGACGGTTGATTGTTGCCGGAGTGAGTCCGGCAGAGGCTGCCGAACAAGCCCTATCTCATAAGGGCAGTCTTAACCTGGAGCAGATCGTAGAGACGGTTCACGAGCGCTCTGATGTGGTGGATGCGATTGTGAGCGCTGCGCAATCACTTGATCACAATTTTGTTGAGGCGCTATTGCGTCAGGAAATTTCTCAATTCGGAGTCATTGATAGTTGGCATGAGGTCATGGTTCCGGTCTTAATTATCGTTGGCGATATCTGGGCGCAAACTGGTGAAGGAATTGAAGTAGAGCACTTACTTTCGGAATCAATCACAAATGTTTTGCGTGATTTCTCAAGGGAGATTAAGAGCCCTATCAATCCTCGTCCGGTGCTGCTGGCATCTGTCGGGGAGGAGCTGCACTGTCTAGCTTTGCATGCACTTACCGCCGCACTTGCTGAATTGAATATCGAATGTCAGGTAATGGGGGCGCGAACTCCGCTGGCAGCGCTATCTACGGTCGTAACTCGCAGCGCCCCACCTGCTGTATTTCTCTGGGCTCAGTTAGCAAAAAATGGTGATCCTAAATTCTTTAAGGAAATTCCGAATGTTCGCCCAGCCCCGCGAGTTGTCCTAGGTGGCCCTGGCTGGGACCGAGATCAATGCCAAGAGGTTGCCTTTGCTGAGGATTTAGCGCTCGCCTGTTCTGAAATCAAGCAGGCAATCGGCGCTTAA
- the groL gene encoding chaperonin GroEL (60 kDa chaperone family; promotes refolding of misfolded polypeptides especially under stressful conditions; forms two stacked rings of heptamers to form a barrel-shaped 14mer; ends can be capped by GroES; misfolded proteins enter the barrel where they are refolded when GroES binds) codes for MGKMLEFDEHARRAMERGVNQLADTVKVTLGPKGRNVVIAKSFGAPTITNDGVTIAKEIELSDPVENMGAQLVKEVATKTNDVAGDGTTTATVLAQAMVKEGLRNLAAGAQPMDLKLGIEAAVEAVSARLRENATVVKDKAQIADVATISAQDRAIGDLIAEAMDKVGKDGVITVEEASTTALELEFAEGMQFDKGYISPYFVTDPDRMESVLDDAYVLISANKISALPELLPLLEKVSQAGKPLLIIAEDVEGEALSTLVVNRMRGVFTSAAVKAPGFGDRRKAMLQDIAILTGATVISGEIGMKLEAATLEDLGRARRIVITKDATTIVDGAGDKALVAGRVSEIRNEIATSDSDWDREKLQERVAKLAGGVCVIKVGAHTEVELKEKKHRLEDAISATRAAVEEGIVIGGGAALVHAADALNDNLGFTGDKAVGVALVRKACDEPLRWIAENAGLEGYVVVAKVRALKSHEGFNAATDVYGDLAKDGVIDPVKVTRSALANAASIAAMFITTEAVVFERPADQEPAAGGHGHSHGPGGHGH; via the coding sequence ATGGGAAAAATGTTGGAATTCGACGAGCATGCTCGTCGCGCAATGGAACGTGGAGTTAATCAACTCGCGGACACAGTCAAGGTAACTCTTGGGCCTAAGGGTCGCAACGTGGTTATCGCAAAGTCATTTGGTGCACCAACTATCACTAATGATGGTGTGACAATTGCAAAAGAGATCGAACTTTCAGATCCAGTAGAGAACATGGGCGCACAGCTTGTTAAGGAAGTTGCCACAAAGACCAACGATGTCGCTGGTGATGGAACAACGACTGCAACAGTTCTGGCTCAAGCGATGGTCAAGGAAGGTCTTCGTAACCTTGCTGCCGGTGCCCAGCCAATGGATCTCAAGCTCGGTATCGAAGCAGCTGTAGAAGCAGTTTCAGCGCGCCTTCGCGAAAATGCAACAGTAGTTAAGGACAAGGCACAGATTGCTGACGTCGCAACTATCTCTGCTCAAGATCGCGCAATCGGTGACCTCATTGCAGAAGCAATGGACAAGGTCGGTAAAGATGGCGTCATCACTGTGGAAGAAGCATCAACTACCGCACTTGAACTTGAGTTTGCAGAAGGTATGCAATTCGATAAGGGTTACATCTCGCCATACTTCGTCACAGATCCAGATCGTATGGAATCTGTATTAGATGACGCCTATGTGTTGATCTCGGCAAATAAAATCTCAGCCCTACCTGAACTCCTACCTCTCCTAGAGAAGGTTTCACAGGCAGGAAAGCCGCTTCTGATCATCGCCGAAGATGTTGAAGGCGAAGCACTTTCTACTCTTGTGGTAAACCGCATGCGCGGAGTATTTACTTCAGCAGCCGTTAAGGCACCAGGCTTTGGAGATCGTCGCAAGGCAATGTTGCAAGACATCGCAATCTTGACGGGAGCCACAGTCATCTCAGGTGAAATTGGCATGAAGCTAGAGGCGGCAACACTTGAAGATCTCGGTCGCGCTCGTCGCATCGTGATCACCAAGGATGCAACCACAATCGTTGATGGAGCTGGCGATAAGGCACTTGTTGCTGGTCGTGTGAGTGAAATTCGTAACGAGATAGCAACCTCTGACTCTGATTGGGATCGCGAGAAGCTACAGGAGCGCGTTGCAAAACTCGCTGGTGGCGTCTGTGTTATCAAGGTCGGTGCACACACTGAAGTTGAGCTTAAAGAGAAGAAGCACCGCTTAGAAGATGCTATCTCTGCAACTCGCGCTGCTGTGGAAGAAGGAATCGTTATTGGTGGAGGAGCAGCACTTGTTCACGCTGCCGATGCTCTCAATGACAACCTCGGCTTCACAGGCGATAAGGCAGTTGGTGTGGCACTCGTTCGCAAAGCTTGCGATGAACCACTTCGCTGGATTGCAGAAAATGCTGGACTTGAAGGCTACGTAGTAGTTGCAAAGGTCCGCGCACTGAAATCACATGAGGGCTTCAACGCTGCAACTGATGTCTATGGCGATCTTGCAAAAGATGGCGTTATCGACCCAGTGAAGGTAACTCGCTCAGCACTTGCAAATGCTGCCTCTATCGCTGCGATGTTTATTACAACAGAAGCTGTTGTATTTGAGCGTCCGGCTGATCAAGAGCCAGCAGCTGGTGGACATGGACATTCCCACGGTCCTGGCGGGCACGGACACTAA